A window of Streptomyces sp. SAI-127 contains these coding sequences:
- a CDS encoding MAB_1171c family putative transporter gives MTHPEPAPQLAASITGLYVSFWLPGLVLTAALVIKLPSILKLWRDPLLRAVGGLLLFACAVFVFAAPSTIAWTNRVTGVPNIAAPWVYSLITALSASWLLLVVHWRNGLTERSAETRRATRWVVYAYAAVVVALWTLFVLADVPVERIEDLDTYYASTPFMREEILLYLFAQALACSITTRLVWNWIRTDGLNAWLRWGLRFLGIGFATNLLFSAAKLTAVVARWTGHDLDWLNTNIAPSAACIAATLVAIGFIVPHAGQYLHERWLVRRRHRELGPLARLMRTVAGGREPLALRTTPEMRLIRRETFIRDALLQLSRFLDEDLRTRSYDAAVALGFERGRAQALAAAVTILDAVETRRHSPDADGDGDPDTTYLLQEIAAVSDVLHSPDEIKAVRARAAVPAESMSTHEHSVFPGDSPRTPGSKAGRRG, from the coding sequence GTGACCCACCCCGAACCGGCACCCCAACTGGCCGCCTCCATCACCGGCCTGTACGTCTCCTTCTGGCTCCCGGGCCTGGTCCTGACCGCCGCCCTGGTGATCAAACTGCCCAGCATCCTCAAGCTGTGGCGGGACCCGCTGCTGCGTGCCGTGGGCGGTCTGCTGCTGTTCGCCTGCGCGGTGTTCGTCTTCGCGGCGCCCAGCACCATCGCCTGGACCAACCGGGTCACCGGCGTCCCGAACATCGCGGCGCCCTGGGTCTACTCCCTGATCACCGCGCTGTCCGCGTCCTGGCTGCTGCTGGTCGTGCACTGGCGCAACGGCCTCACCGAGCGGTCGGCCGAGACGCGCCGCGCGACCCGGTGGGTGGTCTACGCGTACGCGGCGGTGGTGGTCGCGCTGTGGACGCTCTTCGTGCTCGCCGACGTGCCCGTGGAGCGGATCGAGGACCTGGACACGTACTACGCCAGTACGCCGTTCATGCGCGAGGAGATCCTGCTCTACCTGTTCGCACAGGCCCTGGCCTGCTCGATCACGACCCGGCTGGTGTGGAACTGGATCCGCACCGACGGCCTCAACGCGTGGCTGCGCTGGGGGCTGAGGTTCCTCGGCATCGGATTCGCGACCAACCTGCTCTTCAGCGCGGCCAAGCTCACGGCCGTGGTGGCCCGCTGGACCGGGCACGACCTGGACTGGCTGAACACCAACATCGCGCCGTCGGCCGCCTGCATCGCGGCGACGCTGGTCGCGATCGGTTTCATCGTCCCGCACGCCGGCCAGTACCTGCACGAGCGCTGGCTGGTCCGCCGCCGCCACCGTGAACTGGGGCCGCTCGCCCGGCTGATGCGGACCGTCGCGGGCGGCCGCGAGCCGCTCGCCCTGCGCACCACCCCCGAGATGCGCCTCATCCGCCGCGAGACCTTCATCCGCGACGCGCTGCTCCAGCTGTCCCGGTTCCTCGACGAGGACCTGCGCACCCGTTCCTACGACGCGGCCGTCGCCCTCGGCTTCGAGCGCGGCCGCGCCCAGGCCCTCGCCGCCGCCGTGACGATCCTGGACGCCGTCGAGACCCGGCGGCACTCCCCGGACGCCGACGGCGACGGGGACCCCGACACCACGTACCTGCTGCAGGAGATCGCGGCCGTGTCCGACGTCCTGCACAGCCCCGACGAGATCAAGGCGGTACGCGCCCGCGCGGCCGTCCCGGCAGAGAGCATGTCCACGCATGAGCACTCCGTCTTCCCGGGGGACAGCCCCCGGACCCCCGGCAGCAAAGCAGGTCGGCGAGGGTGA
- a CDS encoding toxin-antitoxin system, toxin component family protein has protein sequence MDIAGARRSAARIASALRRTRATSAMRDLVSHLTAAVRARPRPPADVPELCRALCQEMSARRGGRPVDLRFERFPDEIAVTGLWVEFQDFDLVIVEERAEEMQQLVILGHELWHLHAGHSHHHAAAADALAGRPGWDSVALTVAARNGSREADEAEADDFGHRLAAAFRPFVSARGSGVRPDPVQRSLGYRGGRGR, from the coding sequence ATGGACATCGCGGGCGCTCGCAGGAGTGCGGCCCGGATCGCCTCGGCACTACGACGCACCCGTGCGACCTCGGCCATGCGCGATCTGGTCTCCCACCTCACCGCCGCGGTCCGGGCCAGACCCCGCCCCCCGGCCGACGTGCCGGAGCTGTGCCGGGCCCTGTGCCAGGAGATGAGCGCGCGCCGCGGCGGCCGGCCCGTGGACCTGCGCTTCGAGCGGTTCCCCGACGAGATCGCGGTGACCGGACTGTGGGTGGAGTTCCAGGACTTCGACCTCGTCATCGTGGAGGAGCGGGCCGAGGAGATGCAGCAACTGGTCATCCTGGGCCATGAGTTGTGGCACCTGCACGCGGGCCACTCGCACCATCACGCGGCCGCGGCGGACGCGCTGGCCGGCCGGCCCGGCTGGGACTCCGTCGCCCTGACCGTGGCGGCCCGCAACGGCTCCCGCGAGGCGGACGAGGCCGAGGCCGACGACTTCGGGCACCGGCTGGCGGCCGCCTTCCGGCCGTTCGTCTCCGCACGCGGCTCCGGCGTGCGGCCCGACCCCGTCCAGAGGTCCCTCGGCTACCGCGGAGGCCGAGGGCGGTGA